From Paraburkholderia sabiae, a single genomic window includes:
- a CDS encoding ABC transporter substrate-binding protein has protein sequence MKKTLVCLALLCAALSTQAKELTELRFGVDPTYAPFESKAPDGKLVGFEIDLGNEICRRLHTKCVWVETAFDGIIPALQGRKFDAILSAMSVTPKRETQVAFSTPLFNTPSSLIGRTGVSILPTVDSLKGKNIGVAQGSTQEAYAKAYWAPAGINVVSYGNQELVYTDLRSGRIDATLTDMISGSEGFLKTPQGKGYGFLGSPVNDPKTLGKGAAIGLRKDDAQLRTMINQAIGEMIKDGTYQKIERRYFDFDVLNG, from the coding sequence ATGAAGAAGACGCTGGTTTGCCTCGCGCTGTTGTGCGCCGCGCTGTCCACCCAGGCCAAGGAATTGACCGAGCTTCGATTCGGCGTCGATCCGACCTATGCACCGTTCGAATCGAAGGCGCCGGACGGCAAGCTCGTCGGCTTCGAGATCGATCTCGGCAACGAAATCTGCCGGCGCCTGCATACGAAATGCGTGTGGGTCGAAACGGCGTTCGACGGCATCATTCCCGCTTTGCAGGGCCGCAAGTTCGACGCGATTCTGTCCGCGATGTCGGTGACGCCGAAACGCGAGACGCAGGTCGCATTCTCGACACCGCTGTTCAACACGCCGAGCAGTCTGATCGGGCGAACAGGCGTGAGTATTCTGCCCACGGTCGATTCCCTGAAAGGCAAGAACATCGGCGTTGCACAAGGCTCGACTCAGGAGGCCTACGCGAAAGCGTACTGGGCGCCCGCGGGCATCAACGTGGTGTCGTATGGCAATCAGGAACTGGTCTACACCGATCTGCGCTCGGGACGGATCGACGCGACCTTGACCGATATGATCTCCGGCAGCGAGGGCTTTCTGAAAACGCCGCAAGGCAAGGGCTATGGATTTCTCGGCTCGCCCGTGAATGATCCGAAGACGCTCGGCAAAGGCGCGGCCATCGGTTTGCGCAAGGACGATGCCCAACTGCGCACGATGATCAATCAGGCAATCGGTGAGATGATCAAGGACGGCACGTATCAGAAGATCGAGCGTCGTTACTTCGATTTCGACGTGCTGAACGGCTGA
- a CDS encoding alpha/beta hydrolase family protein translates to MRTLLAVLLFGLSATIAHAAGIKFLLVPQDDNGPALKTVVWTPCAEPAQDLSEGPYVLRGRRDCPTAGERLPLIVISHGHGGSFLGHHDIAEVLADAGFVVAAINHPGDTFSDMSHAADISEFIERPTDIKRLIDYMLTAAPDAKLIDGNRIGFFGFSRGGYTGLVLAGADPDFAHANVPCPDPDLPICQEIRHLQLPAKVFTHDARIKAFVLADPMNVFPQRSDLVNVRAPIQIWASQFGGDGVLPETVHAVAGALPERPDFHVVARSAHFVFLAPCSASMRQRAPELCVDAGGFDRVAFHEQLDEKALQFFRAKLH, encoded by the coding sequence ATGCGAACGCTGTTAGCGGTGTTGCTTTTCGGCCTGTCCGCGACGATTGCACATGCAGCAGGCATCAAATTCCTTCTCGTGCCGCAAGATGACAACGGTCCTGCATTGAAGACGGTGGTGTGGACGCCATGTGCCGAACCGGCTCAGGACTTGTCCGAAGGACCGTATGTCTTGCGCGGCCGACGCGACTGTCCTACTGCGGGTGAACGGTTGCCCTTGATCGTGATCTCGCACGGACATGGCGGATCGTTTCTTGGGCACCACGACATCGCCGAGGTGCTCGCCGACGCCGGCTTCGTCGTTGCAGCGATCAATCATCCGGGCGATACCTTCTCGGACATGAGCCATGCAGCCGATATATCGGAGTTCATCGAGCGTCCGACTGACATCAAGCGTCTGATCGATTACATGCTCACCGCTGCGCCGGACGCGAAGTTGATCGACGGAAACCGGATAGGGTTCTTCGGTTTCTCGCGCGGTGGCTACACGGGGCTCGTGCTGGCGGGCGCGGATCCGGATTTCGCGCACGCGAACGTCCCTTGTCCAGACCCTGATTTGCCCATCTGTCAGGAGATCAGGCATTTGCAGTTGCCCGCAAAGGTTTTTACGCACGATGCGCGCATCAAGGCCTTCGTGCTGGCGGATCCGATGAACGTGTTCCCGCAGCGAAGCGACCTGGTCAATGTTCGCGCACCCATTCAGATCTGGGCATCGCAGTTCGGAGGAGATGGCGTGTTGCCTGAGACCGTGCACGCAGTTGCGGGTGCATTACCTGAGCGGCCCGACTTTCACGTTGTCGCGCGATCTGCGCATTTTGTGTTTCTCGCGCCCTGTTCTGCATCGATGCGGCAGAGGGCACCGGAGCTTTGCGTCGATGCAGGTGGTTTCGACCGCGTCGCCTTTCATGAGCAACTCGACGAGAAGGCGCTTCAGTTCTTTCGCGCGAAACTGCATTGA
- a CDS encoding phospholipase C, whose product MFYKTILPTAISVAALLTIAACGSNSHNNGSTTSTAPTVSAQDALQTATPIKHLVVIFGENVSFDHYFATYPSAKNVTGEPSFSAASGTQTDIATLAAAGLTGTANPNAQATSPNIVSATVNGQTTTPPTLGAALTTTTAQPFRLDRSQANTKSQNHAYQPEQLADDNLKMDAFPLFTSASTIISGSTGQFGSSAQVLGYFDGNTVTAYWNLAQNFAMNDNAWTDTFGPSTPGAIEVVSGQNQGVTVTPNPKNPTVTTSANAIPDGQGSFTMIGDLDPTTDVCTANAQSATSGPTGMMNGKNIGDLLNAANITWGGFMGGFNLQTVNANGSTGCTRSTWSDVLGSAPIDYVQHHAWFQYYPSTANPTHQRPTSTAMIGFTEPSLDNTATPVHHQYDSDDFFAAVQAGNFPSVSFLKAPAISDGHPGNSDPLDEQAFVVKVTNFLQQQPDWKNTLVVIAYDDSDGWYDHVVPTIKSSSFDTTLVSTIAGATFTGADQLSGQGQCTGTGATQPLGINGGAVNGRCGPGTRTPFLMISPWAKVNFVDHTPITQASVVRFIEDNWLGGKRLGAGSFDASAGDIRSMLNLSGAGNSPTVFLDPSLGTKLAAAPATN is encoded by the coding sequence ATGTTTTACAAAACAATACTGCCCACCGCGATATCCGTTGCGGCGCTGTTAACAATTGCGGCGTGCGGGAGCAATTCGCATAACAACGGTTCGACGACCTCGACCGCACCCACGGTATCCGCGCAAGACGCACTGCAAACCGCAACGCCGATCAAGCACCTCGTCGTGATCTTCGGTGAGAACGTATCGTTCGATCACTACTTCGCCACGTACCCGAGCGCGAAGAACGTGACGGGCGAGCCGTCGTTCAGCGCTGCATCCGGCACGCAAACTGACATCGCCACGCTCGCTGCAGCCGGGCTGACGGGCACCGCCAACCCCAACGCGCAAGCGACGTCGCCGAACATCGTTTCCGCCACGGTCAACGGTCAGACGACCACGCCGCCGACGCTCGGCGCAGCGCTCACGACGACCACCGCGCAACCGTTCCGTCTCGACCGTTCGCAAGCGAACACGAAGAGCCAGAACCACGCCTATCAGCCGGAACAGCTCGCCGACGACAACCTGAAGATGGACGCGTTCCCGCTCTTCACGTCGGCCAGCACGATCATCTCGGGCAGCACGGGACAGTTCGGTTCGTCGGCACAGGTGCTCGGTTACTTCGACGGCAACACGGTGACCGCGTACTGGAACCTCGCGCAGAACTTCGCGATGAACGACAACGCGTGGACCGACACGTTCGGCCCCTCGACGCCGGGCGCCATCGAAGTCGTCTCAGGTCAGAATCAGGGCGTGACGGTGACGCCGAATCCGAAGAACCCGACGGTGACGACCAGCGCCAACGCGATTCCTGACGGCCAGGGCAGCTTCACGATGATCGGCGACCTCGACCCGACCACCGACGTCTGCACGGCCAACGCGCAATCGGCCACGAGCGGCCCGACGGGCATGATGAACGGCAAGAACATCGGCGATCTGCTGAATGCCGCGAACATCACGTGGGGCGGCTTCATGGGCGGCTTCAACCTGCAGACGGTCAACGCGAACGGCTCGACGGGCTGCACGCGCTCGACGTGGTCGGATGTGCTCGGCAGCGCGCCGATCGACTACGTCCAGCACCACGCGTGGTTCCAGTACTACCCGTCGACGGCTAACCCGACGCACCAGCGTCCGACGTCGACCGCGATGATCGGCTTCACGGAGCCGTCGCTCGACAACACGGCCACCCCCGTTCACCACCAGTACGACAGCGATGACTTCTTCGCAGCCGTGCAGGCGGGCAACTTCCCGTCGGTCAGCTTCCTGAAGGCGCCCGCTATCAGCGACGGCCATCCGGGCAACTCGGATCCGCTCGACGAGCAGGCTTTCGTCGTGAAGGTCACGAACTTCCTGCAGCAGCAGCCTGACTGGAAGAACACGCTGGTCGTGATCGCCTACGACGACTCCGACGGCTGGTACGACCACGTCGTGCCGACGATCAAGAGCTCGTCGTTCGATACGACGCTCGTCTCGACGATCGCGGGCGCAACCTTCACGGGCGCCGACCAGCTGTCGGGCCAGGGCCAGTGCACGGGCACGGGCGCGACGCAGCCGCTCGGCATCAACGGCGGTGCAGTCAACGGCCGTTGCGGTCCGGGTACGCGTACGCCGTTCCTGATGATCTCGCCGTGGGCGAAGGTGAATTTCGTCGACCACACGCCGATCACGCAGGCTTCCGTTGTCCGGTTTATCGAAGACAACTGGCTCGGCGGCAAGCGTCTGGGCGCCGGTTCGTTCGACGCATCGGCTGGCGATATCCGCAGCATGTTGAATTTGAGCGGCGCAGGCAACAGCCCGACGGTCTTCCTCGACCCGAGTCTCGGCACGAAGCTCGCTGCAGCGCCGGCGACCAACTGA
- a CDS encoding class I adenylate-forming enzyme family protein, with amino-acid sequence METHENAAFRSYVDVLLDQLKEHADRTVLRYLGDDVTGREFRASIYRHARALAMLGVKRGSLVAQFAPNCPDALAIRYAANLLGAATMFLPAIASAERRAAYIAHIRPTLLVAFAQTAHLVPEAVDARVVYVGTGARSRLDHLARVQPDLPVESCAQPDDLAVIASSGGSAGVPKASERSFATYSMMVSAPGRADRRQLVNGALAYLSQVLVDNTLLSGGTVVLKPSYDPADTLATIEAERITDLLLVEPQLFETMDHRDACRRDLSSLRAITHIGGSAPATLRRRAIARFGPVLTHMYGASEMGLVSVLTPSDYLSDPGKLESAGGRILPGVDVCIRRADGTLAHEGQAGGIEVKSATVAQGYRHQPSEAAHKFRDGWCITGEVGFIDANGYLQVLGRAADIAEIDGVANGPAQIEEALCALPAVRYAVAVATDDRACGFCWTIVATPWPGERIDIGRCMRAIEAACGAPVASSVRIIVAQRVPLTEQGKVDRDAIGKMCEKAQDGTESASGMSGTHAVSERLYGGIRAVRLPGRQHLVL; translated from the coding sequence ATGGAAACCCATGAAAACGCGGCGTTCCGCTCGTATGTCGATGTCCTGCTCGATCAGCTAAAAGAGCACGCCGATCGCACAGTGTTGCGTTATCTCGGCGATGACGTGACGGGCCGCGAATTCCGCGCGTCGATCTATCGTCATGCCCGCGCGCTCGCGATGCTCGGTGTCAAACGCGGCTCGCTCGTCGCGCAGTTCGCGCCGAACTGCCCCGACGCGCTCGCCATTCGCTACGCCGCGAACCTGCTCGGCGCGGCGACGATGTTCCTGCCCGCGATCGCATCGGCGGAGCGTCGCGCGGCGTATATCGCCCACATTCGACCGACACTGCTGGTCGCTTTCGCACAGACCGCGCATCTCGTGCCCGAGGCCGTCGACGCGCGTGTCGTCTATGTCGGCACGGGCGCTCGCTCGCGCCTAGATCACCTCGCGCGCGTGCAGCCAGATCTGCCCGTCGAAAGCTGCGCACAGCCCGACGATCTCGCCGTGATCGCGTCTTCGGGTGGCTCGGCGGGCGTGCCGAAAGCGAGCGAGCGCAGCTTCGCCACGTACTCGATGATGGTGAGCGCACCGGGTCGCGCAGACCGTCGCCAGCTCGTCAACGGCGCGCTGGCCTACCTGTCGCAAGTGCTCGTCGACAATACATTGCTGAGCGGCGGCACAGTCGTGCTGAAGCCAAGCTACGATCCTGCCGACACGCTCGCGACGATCGAAGCCGAACGCATTACCGACCTGCTGCTGGTCGAGCCGCAGCTGTTCGAAACGATGGATCATCGCGACGCTTGCCGACGCGATCTGTCGTCGCTGCGTGCGATCACGCATATCGGCGGATCGGCGCCCGCGACCTTGCGACGCCGCGCGATCGCGCGCTTCGGCCCGGTGCTCACGCATATGTACGGCGCGAGTGAAATGGGGCTCGTGAGCGTGCTGACGCCATCGGACTATCTGTCGGACCCAGGCAAGCTGGAGAGCGCGGGAGGACGCATCCTGCCGGGCGTCGACGTGTGCATTCGCCGTGCAGATGGAACGCTTGCGCATGAAGGGCAAGCGGGCGGCATCGAAGTGAAATCGGCGACCGTGGCGCAGGGCTATCGACATCAGCCTTCCGAAGCCGCGCACAAGTTTCGCGACGGCTGGTGCATAACGGGCGAAGTGGGCTTCATCGACGCAAACGGCTATCTGCAGGTGCTCGGCCGCGCGGCCGATATCGCGGAGATCGACGGCGTCGCGAACGGTCCGGCGCAAATCGAAGAGGCGCTGTGTGCGCTCCCTGCAGTGCGCTACGCGGTGGCCGTCGCGACGGACGACCGCGCATGCGGATTCTGCTGGACCATCGTGGCGACGCCGTGGCCGGGCGAACGGATCGACATCGGCCGTTGCATGCGCGCGATCGAAGCGGCGTGCGGCGCGCCCGTGGCGAGTTCGGTCCGCATAATCGTGGCGCAGCGCGTGCCGCTCACCGAACAGGGCAAGGTGGACCGCGACGCGATCGGGAAGATGTGCGAGAAGGCCCAGGACGGGACGGAGAGCGCATCGGGTATGTCGGGTACCCACGCGGTCTCCGAGCGCCTCTACGGCGGCATACGCGCGGTGAGACTGCCGGGGCGGCAGCATCTGGTGCTTTAG
- a CDS encoding O-methyltransferase translates to MTSTATVLLRRLHEQSQTEVMARVRAQFQGSSEELLTLADEYDTLAPRLRGRFLETLGLSTEDFESSQGTAMSLAVSAETGRFLHNMVLSHKPARILELGSSCGVSTLYFADALRTLGSGTVIATELDAEKCARLRAHVRAASVDIYVDIREGDVFRTVSGLTGTFDMVFIDVWANTYLKLFKRIEHMLRPGTIVLADNMYTAEDAVRPYKQYLDDSPRFSSTTLNFESGIEFTVVVA, encoded by the coding sequence ATGACATCCACTGCCACAGTGCTGCTACGACGGCTGCACGAACAGAGCCAGACTGAGGTGATGGCCCGCGTGCGCGCGCAGTTTCAAGGATCTAGCGAAGAGCTTCTGACGCTTGCTGACGAATACGACACGCTCGCGCCTCGATTGCGCGGGCGGTTTCTCGAAACGCTTGGGCTGTCTACGGAAGATTTCGAGTCGTCGCAGGGCACGGCGATGTCTTTGGCCGTGTCGGCAGAAACGGGACGGTTCTTGCACAACATGGTGCTGTCGCACAAGCCTGCACGCATCCTCGAACTGGGCAGTTCGTGCGGTGTATCCACACTTTATTTCGCCGATGCGCTTCGAACGTTAGGCAGCGGCACGGTCATCGCGACGGAACTCGATGCTGAGAAGTGCGCACGCCTTCGTGCGCATGTCCGGGCGGCTAGCGTGGATATCTACGTCGATATTCGGGAAGGCGATGTGTTCCGAACGGTTTCCGGACTCACGGGCACGTTCGACATGGTGTTCATCGACGTGTGGGCCAATACGTACCTGAAGTTGTTCAAGCGCATTGAACACATGCTGCGCCCTGGAACCATCGTTCTCGCGGACAACATGTACACCGCCGAGGACGCTGTCCGGCCATACAAGCAATATCTCGACGACAGTCCGCGCTTCTCGAGCACGACGCTGAACTTTGAATCGGGAATTGAGTTTACGGTTGTCGTTGCCTGA
- a CDS encoding SDR family NAD(P)-dependent oxidoreductase has translation MSTASNSRTILLIGASRGLGYAMAVEFLKKGWNVLGTVRGGTTRTLLHDLADEYPGRVEIEVLDICEQGQLAALKQRLSGRTFDILFVNAGTTNRDPTQTIGEVSTEDFMHVMLTNALSPMRVVETLEPHVSPTGMIGVMSSGQGSVSNNESGQREVYRGSKAALNMFMRSFAARHAESSRSMVLMAPGWVRTELGGPEGRLSIEESVPNLVNVLLSKQGTSGLQYLDYLGRTVPW, from the coding sequence ATGTCGACAGCATCCAATTCACGCACGATTCTGCTCATCGGTGCATCGCGCGGTCTCGGTTACGCGATGGCCGTCGAGTTTCTGAAGAAAGGCTGGAACGTGCTCGGCACGGTTCGCGGTGGAACGACGCGGACCTTGCTGCACGATCTCGCCGACGAGTACCCCGGCCGCGTCGAGATCGAAGTCCTCGATATCTGCGAGCAAGGCCAGCTTGCCGCGCTGAAGCAACGCCTGTCGGGCCGTACGTTCGATATCCTCTTCGTCAACGCGGGCACGACGAATCGCGACCCGACGCAGACCATCGGCGAAGTGTCGACGGAAGATTTCATGCATGTGATGCTCACGAACGCACTGAGCCCGATGCGCGTCGTCGAGACACTGGAGCCTCATGTCTCGCCGACGGGGATGATCGGTGTGATGTCGTCGGGGCAAGGAAGCGTCAGCAACAACGAGTCCGGTCAGCGTGAAGTGTATCGGGGGAGCAAGGCCGCGCTGAACATGTTCATGCGCAGCTTCGCCGCGCGTCATGCGGAGTCGTCGCGGTCGATGGTGCTGATGGCGCCGGGCTGGGTCCGCACGGAACTGGGCGGGCCGGAAGGGCGCTTGAGCATCGAGGAAAGCGTGCCGAATCTTGTGAACGTCCTGCTTTCGAAGCAGGGCACGTCTGGTTTGCAATATCTCGACTATCTCGGGCGCACGGTGCCCTGGTAG
- a CDS encoding RNA polymerase sigma factor, whose amino-acid sequence MEPSPSSDTMNDDRDNDITAAVVRERSRLGNFIRRRIRDPDDAEDVLQDVFHEFVQAYRLPAPIEQASAWLFRAARNRIIDRYRKKKEQPLADLSADEESADDEYRLDLALPAHDAGPEALYARAVLLKALQDALDELPANQRDVFVAHELEGRSFKEMAAESGVTVNTLLARKRYAVLHLRARLQPVYDELDI is encoded by the coding sequence ATGGAACCGTCACCCTCCTCGGACACGATGAACGACGATCGCGACAACGACATCACCGCAGCCGTGGTGCGTGAACGCTCGAGACTCGGCAATTTCATCCGGCGCCGCATCCGCGATCCCGACGATGCAGAAGACGTCCTGCAGGACGTCTTCCATGAATTCGTGCAGGCGTATCGTCTGCCCGCGCCGATCGAACAGGCGAGCGCGTGGCTGTTCCGTGCCGCGCGCAATCGCATCATCGATCGTTATCGGAAGAAGAAGGAACAGCCGCTGGCGGATCTGTCTGCAGATGAAGAAAGCGCTGACGACGAGTACCGGCTCGATCTTGCGTTACCCGCACACGATGCCGGTCCCGAAGCGCTCTACGCACGCGCTGTTTTGCTCAAAGCCTTGCAGGATGCGCTCGACGAATTGCCGGCGAATCAGCGCGACGTCTTCGTCGCTCACGAACTGGAAGGACGGAGCTTCAAGGAAATGGCCGCGGAAAGCGGCGTCACGGTCAATACGCTGCTCGCACGCAAACGCTACGCCGTCTTGCATCTGCGCGCGCGGTTGCAGCCCGTTTATGACGAACTGGATATTTGA